Below is a window of Candidatus Methylacidiphilales bacterium DNA.
GGATCGAATCGCTATTCGCTAACCCCGAACTTCGCGCGAGCCTAGGCCGCCAAAACCGCGACCGCATCCTTAGGCATTTTGGCCCGGATCAAACCCTTCGCCAATGGGAGCAACTTGTCCTATCCCGCTTGACGAACCATGCGTGAATCATGGCGTGCCACTCAGCCCGACCGTGTGAGGCGAGTTCGCGAAGTTTGTCGTTGGGCGATCCACTTCCCCGTGACGCAGTGTCGATTGTGGCAGATGCGAAGCCAACTGCGCAAGTCCTCCCCACCTCTCGCTAAATCGGTAGGTCTGGCCGTGATCACCTATAACCGCTTAGACTTCCTGAAAAATTGCACTCGAAGTTTAGACCGTCATCAATGGGGCCATGCAGACGTTCGCGTTGTGGTTGATGACTCGAGCGATCAAAGCGGATACGAAACGTTTTTACGCGACTGTGCCCAACGCGGAATCCATGTGATCCGCTTGCCCTGCAACCAAGGAGTCGCCGCAGCGAAAAACGCAGCATTACGGCACCTGCTCGAGCGCAAGTGCCAGTATTTGTTTTTGATGGAGGATGACATGCTTCTAATTTCCAGCCTCGCGCTCAGATACTACATCGACTGGGCTCATCGTTTCCAAATACATCACTTGAACTTTGGTTTGCATGGTCGAAAAAATCGTTGGCGGGAGATGCTCATACGGCACGCAAACGATTGGCTACTGTGCTACCCTGCGCTTGTTGGTGCCTTCAGCTTTTACACCGCCCGCGCCGTCAATGAAGTGGGTTATCTAGATGAGCGATTCCGAAACGCGCTTGAACATGTAGAGCACACGTATCGCATCGCCAAGGCAGGACTCACCACGCCATTCTGGTGCTTTGCGGATCATCCCTTGAATACGGATTTGTTGCGCGAGCAACCTGGATCTCTCACACACAGCGTAATCCGTAACGCCGACTGGTCGCAACACCTCCAGGAAGCGAGAGAATATTGGATCGCAAAGCACGGTGGCTGGCTGCCC
It encodes the following:
- a CDS encoding glycosyltransferase, giving the protein MRESWRATQPDRVRRVREVCRWAIHFPVTQCRLWQMRSQLRKSSPPLAKSVGLAVITYNRLDFLKNCTRSLDRHQWGHADVRVVVDDSSDQSGYETFLRDCAQRGIHVIRLPCNQGVAAAKNAALRHLLERKCQYLFLMEDDMLLISSLALRYYIDWAHRFQIHHLNFGLHGRKNRWREMLIRHANDWLLCYPALVGAFSFYTARAVNEVGYLDERFRNALEHVEHTYRIAKAGLTTPFWCFADHPLNTDLLREQPGSLTHSVIRNADWSQHLQEAREYWIAKHGGWLPERPY